One genomic segment of Bacteroidales bacterium includes these proteins:
- a CDS encoding TonB-dependent receptor yields MRQLLVLTISLLVFFNLNAQHIIKGIVTDSRGDAVVGAVVYIKDTYTGTNTDSLGRFKLEINNLDVNILIISLVGYKPFEKQISNRPVNQQLNIKLKESTDNINAVIITAGAFDASDEKKSITMRPLDIVTTASGEGDIYGALNTMPGTQKVGEEGGLFVRGGEGYETKTYMDGMLVQKPYSSSMPDVPARGRFSPFLFGGTVFSTGGYSAEYGQALSSALILNTKDLADGDITSISLLSVGANASHTKRWNNTSVSLTADYSNLSPYFKLIEQDIDWLKSPESYGGNLIFRQKINERGMIKTFGSFSRSESHLLYPNYEIGENQLIKLFNDNGYMNTVYTDMLSSKLKMKIGLAYNSNTDDIDINENNVETKEFSYQSVLNFKYLFNNDYALKFGAEIYNFNYNQDYFDFNSDEVFNTNFENTICSSFAETELKLSSKFAGRIGSRFEYSSLSKKYNISPRISLAVKTGKFSQLSFAYGIFYQAVQNDYVKFNNDLNSEKATHYIANYQLFKKDRTFRIEAYYKDYKDLIKYQAFNLPVKDSYNNSGYGYSKGFDIFWRDRKTFNLIDYRVSYSFLDTERDYLNYQNAAVPTFSSKHNFAFVYKHWITKLTTYLGLTYSYSSGRTYYNPNNSVFLDDITKDYHDLSFNASYLTTVFGNSAIIHFSVSNLLGIENVYGYRYSSQMNENMAYEAHPVKPSAKRFAVLVFMLSIK; encoded by the coding sequence ATGAGACAGCTTTTAGTTTTAACAATAAGTTTATTAGTCTTTTTTAATCTGAATGCTCAACATATTATAAAAGGTATTGTAACTGACAGTAGAGGAGATGCTGTTGTTGGTGCTGTTGTGTATATTAAAGATACATATACAGGAACTAATACAGACAGTTTAGGAAGATTTAAACTTGAGATTAATAATTTGGATGTTAATATCCTGATAATAAGCCTTGTAGGATACAAACCCTTTGAAAAACAAATCAGCAATCGTCCGGTAAATCAACAACTCAATATTAAACTTAAAGAAAGTACTGATAATATAAATGCTGTAATTATTACGGCGGGAGCATTTGATGCAAGCGATGAGAAAAAGTCAATTACGATGCGTCCTTTGGATATTGTAACAACTGCAAGCGGCGAAGGAGATATTTACGGTGCATTAAACACTATGCCCGGAACCCAAAAAGTGGGAGAAGAAGGCGGTTTGTTTGTTCGCGGCGGCGAGGGTTATGAAACTAAAACATATATGGACGGAATGCTTGTTCAAAAACCTTATTCTTCAAGCATGCCTGATGTTCCTGCAAGAGGAAGATTTTCACCTTTTTTATTTGGCGGCACTGTTTTTAGTACAGGCGGATATTCGGCTGAATACGGGCAAGCATTATCATCGGCATTAATTCTTAACACTAAAGACCTTGCCGATGGAGACATTACAAGTATTTCATTATTGTCGGTTGGTGCAAATGCTTCGCATACAAAACGTTGGAATAATACATCTGTAAGTTTAACGGCCGACTATTCAAATTTATCTCCGTATTTTAAACTTATTGAACAAGATATTGATTGGTTAAAATCACCCGAAAGTTACGGAGGAAATCTAATATTCAGACAAAAAATTAATGAAAGAGGTATGATTAAAACCTTTGGCTCTTTTTCTCGGTCTGAAAGTCATTTGTTATATCCAAATTATGAAATCGGAGAAAATCAGTTAATCAAGTTGTTTAACGATAACGGATATATGAATACGGTTTATACTGATATGTTGTCGTCTAAATTAAAGATGAAAATCGGACTTGCTTATAATTCAAACACAGATGATATTGATATTAATGAGAATAATGTTGAAACAAAAGAGTTTTCATATCAATCTGTGCTGAATTTTAAATACCTGTTTAATAATGATTATGCTTTAAAATTTGGTGCAGAAATTTATAATTTCAATTACAATCAAGATTATTTTGATTTTAATTCAGATGAAGTTTTTAATACAAATTTTGAAAATACTATCTGTTCTTCATTTGCTGAAACAGAACTTAAATTAAGCAGCAAATTTGCCGGCAGAATAGGAAGCAGGTTTGAATATTCATCATTATCAAAAAAATATAATATTTCGCCTCGAATTTCTCTTGCTGTTAAAACCGGCAAATTCAGCCAATTGTCTTTTGCATACGGTATATTTTATCAAGCTGTTCAAAACGATTATGTAAAGTTTAATAATGATTTAAACTCCGAAAAAGCAACTCACTATATTGCTAACTATCAGTTATTTAAAAAAGACAGAACTTTTAGGATAGAAGCTTATTATAAAGATTATAAGGACTTAATTAAGTATCAAGCTTTTAATTTACCGGTTAAAGATTCATATAATAACAGCGGGTATGGATATTCAAAAGGCTTTGATATTTTTTGGAGAGACAGAAAAACATTCAATTTAATTGATTACAGAGTTTCTTATTCATTTTTAGATACTGAAAGAGACTATTTAAATTATCAAAACGCTGCAGTACCAACTTTTAGTTCTAAACATAATTTTGCTTTTGTTTATAAACATTGGATTACAAAATTAACAACTTATCTTGGATTAACTTACTCATATTCAAGCGGAAGAACATATTATAATCCGAATAATTCTGTGTTTTTAGATGATATAACAAAGGATTATCACGATTTAAGTTTTAATGCAAGTTATTTAACCACAGTATTTGGGAATTCAGCTATTATACATTTTTCTGTAAGCAATTTATTAGGAATTGAAAATGTATATGGCTACAGGTACAGCAGTCAAATGAATGAAAATATGGCTTATGAAGCACATCCCGTAAAACCAAGTGCAAAAAGATTTGCTGTACTTGTATTTATGTTATCAATAAAATAA
- a CDS encoding histidine kinase, which produces MKKYLNFKNISKLVRILLIVILVGVLIIGVLFSNEGILNNLLEFILHSAIYGSALWYGNGFISDRLKKIFPWNKNPLKILIISVLTTIIYSAAIIVLLHFLICVIVYDSTFETYKVPVQFVLVLLMITFIISITLHSINFFKEWKNAVIREAELKRSVLELEYESLKSQVNPHFLFNSLNALTSLVGNNDNAVYFIKNLSDVYRYLLEQKDKETVSLSTEIKFVESYIYLHKIRFGDNLNANININDNKFMLVPFSLQMLIENAIKHNIVSEEEPLYINICSSEDYLIVENNFQKKNIINNSTKIGLENIKKRYSYLTNKELKIEKTNEKFTVKIPLLEMKDYNFETTPKKYKDKDATKTPSH; this is translated from the coding sequence ATGAAAAAATATTTAAATTTTAAAAATATTTCTAAATTGGTAAGAATCCTACTGATAGTAATATTGGTAGGAGTACTTATCATAGGAGTGCTTTTTTCAAATGAGGGAATCTTAAATAATCTTTTAGAATTTATATTGCATTCTGCGATATACGGATCTGCTTTATGGTATGGTAACGGATTTATATCAGACAGGCTTAAAAAGATATTTCCGTGGAATAAAAATCCCCTAAAAATATTGATTATTAGTGTTTTAACTACAATAATATATTCAGCGGCAATTATTGTGTTATTACATTTTCTGATATGTGTTATAGTTTACGACAGTACTTTTGAAACTTATAAAGTTCCCGTTCAATTTGTTCTTGTTTTATTAATGATAACTTTTATCATTAGTATAACACTTCACAGTATCAATTTTTTTAAAGAATGGAAAAATGCTGTTATCAGAGAAGCAGAATTAAAACGAAGCGTTCTTGAGTTAGAATATGAATCACTGAAGAGTCAAGTTAATCCGCATTTCCTTTTTAACAGTTTAAATGCATTAACAAGTTTAGTCGGCAATAATGATAATGCCGTATATTTTATTAAAAATTTATCGGATGTTTACAGATATTTATTAGAACAAAAAGACAAAGAGACAGTCAGCTTGTCAACTGAAATAAAATTTGTTGAATCATACATTTATTTACATAAAATCAGGTTTGGTGATAATTTAAATGCAAATATCAATATAAATGACAATAAGTTTATGCTTGTTCCTTTTTCTTTACAAATGTTGATTGAAAATGCAATTAAGCATAATATTGTTTCAGAAGAAGAACCTTTATATATCAATATTTGCAGTTCTGAAGATTATCTGATTGTTGAAAATAATTTTCAGAAAAAAAATATAATTAATAATTCAACAAAAATAGGATTAGAAAACATAAAAAAGAGATATAGTTATCTGACAAATAAGGAATTAAAAATTGAAAAAACAAATGAAAAATTTACAGTTAAAATACCGTTGTTAGAAATGAAAGATTATAATTTTGAGACCACTCCGAAAAAATATAAAGATAAAGATGCCACTAAAACACCAAGCCACTAA
- a CDS encoding LytTR family DNA-binding domain-containing protein: protein MKVLIIEDEPIAANRLIDLLKKYDGKIEISAKIASVKKTVKWFNENTEPDLVFMDIQLADGLSFDIFEQIKINCPIIFTTAYDEYAIKAFKVNSVDYLLKPIDFNELTKSIEKYKTNFNVKSDDTSIQYSHIEEVINKLTNKYKDRFVVKVGVHIKPIETLNIVYFYSLEKATYIHTNDNRNYVIDFSLEQIENLVDPKMFFRINRKYIININAINDIVSFSKSRMKINMQDSDVEDFIVSREKVNKFKKWLG from the coding sequence ATGAAAGTATTAATAATTGAAGATGAGCCAATTGCAGCAAACAGACTAATTGATTTGTTAAAAAAATATGATGGGAAAATTGAAATATCGGCAAAAATAGCTTCGGTAAAAAAAACTGTAAAATGGTTTAATGAAAATACTGAACCCGATTTGGTTTTTATGGATATTCAACTTGCCGACGGTTTAAGTTTTGATATTTTTGAACAAATTAAAATTAATTGCCCGATTATTTTTACTACTGCTTACGATGAATATGCAATTAAAGCATTTAAAGTTAACAGTGTTGACTATCTTTTAAAACCAATTGATTTTAATGAATTAACAAAATCAATTGAAAAGTATAAAACAAACTTTAATGTTAAATCAGATGATACCTCAATTCAATACTCTCATATAGAAGAAGTAATTAATAAGCTTACAAATAAGTATAAAGACAGATTTGTTGTAAAAGTCGGTGTGCATATAAAACCGATTGAAACCTTAAATATTGTATATTTTTACAGCTTGGAAAAAGCAACTTATATTCATACAAATGATAACAGAAATTATGTTATTGATTTTTCATTAGAACAAATTGAAAATCTTGTAGATCCAAAAATGTTTTTTAGAATTAACAGAAAGTATATTATAAATATTAATGCAATAAATGATATAGTTTCATTTTCAAAAAGCAGAATGAAAATAAATATGCAAGATTCAGATGTTGAAGATTTTATTGTAAGCAGAGAAAAAGTAAATAAATTTAAAAAATGGCTGGGATAA
- the trkA gene encoding Trk system potassium transporter TrkA, which yields MKAIIAGAGEAGIYLANLLYKAKRDITIIDLNKERLEYIDSHYDFLTRHGSATSIKDLINIGIAKTDLFIALTQSEEVNLTATILAKKLGAKKVIARIDNKEYLEKNNEIFFKELGIDSMIYPEILASDEIISLLSRVGASKTFSFADGKLFLFAIKINENAPILFKTLQEVTKETGEFDFRAVAVTRDHKTIIPKGFHAFHAGDMFYVVCKKESINKLMQLSGKKHFKVENIMIMGGSRIGYKTASHCEKKSNVKLIEQNRAKCEKLSEMLENTLVIHGDGRDTDLLKEEGIAGMDVFIAVTGNSETNILACLHAKKLGVTKTIAEIEKMDYLPLAEEMGIETVINKKTIAASHIYSHIMSEQVSSVQCLLDSDAEILEFTVPKGAKITKKELKDTKFPKKAIIGGVIRNNEVFIAKGDTHIQFGDKVVLFALPEAIDKVSKFFS from the coding sequence ATGAAAGCGATAATAGCAGGTGCCGGTGAAGCCGGAATATATTTAGCAAATTTATTATATAAAGCAAAAAGAGATATTACCATTATTGATCTTAATAAAGAACGATTGGAATATATTGATTCTCATTATGACTTTTTAACACGACACGGTTCCGCTACGTCTATTAAAGACCTTATTAATATCGGTATTGCAAAAACTGATCTTTTTATTGCATTAACACAATCTGAGGAAGTTAATCTTACGGCTACTATTTTAGCAAAAAAGTTGGGTGCAAAAAAGGTTATTGCCAGAATTGATAATAAAGAATATTTAGAAAAAAATAATGAAATTTTTTTTAAAGAGCTTGGTATTGATTCAATGATCTACCCTGAAATCTTGGCCAGTGATGAAATTATAAGTTTATTAAGCAGAGTTGGTGCAAGTAAAACATTCAGTTTTGCTGACGGGAAGTTGTTTTTATTTGCGATAAAGATCAACGAAAACGCTCCCATACTATTTAAAACATTACAAGAAGTTACTAAAGAAACCGGTGAATTTGATTTTCGTGCAGTAGCTGTAACTCGCGATCATAAAACCATTATTCCTAAGGGATTCCATGCTTTTCATGCCGGAGATATGTTCTATGTCGTCTGTAAAAAAGAAAGTATAAATAAATTAATGCAATTATCGGGTAAGAAACATTTTAAAGTCGAAAACATTATGATTATGGGCGGAAGCAGAATCGGTTATAAAACGGCTTCTCATTGTGAAAAAAAAAGTAATGTTAAATTAATAGAGCAAAACCGAGCCAAGTGTGAGAAACTAAGCGAAATGCTTGAAAATACTTTAGTAATACACGGCGACGGCAGAGATACAGATCTCCTGAAAGAAGAAGGCATTGCCGGAATGGATGTATTTATTGCAGTAACCGGAAATTCTGAAACAAATATTCTTGCTTGTCTTCATGCCAAAAAATTAGGTGTAACAAAAACTATTGCTGAAATTGAAAAAATGGACTACTTACCATTGGCCGAAGAAATGGGAATTGAAACTGTTATCAACAAAAAGACAATTGCTGCAAGTCATATTTATTCACATATCATGTCTGAACAAGTATCTTCTGTTCAATGTTTATTAGACAGTGATGCTGAGATATTGGAATTCACTGTTCCCAAAGGTGCAAAAATCACAAAAAAAGAATTAAAAGATACGAAATTTCCTAAAAAAGCTATTATCGGCGGTGTGATAAGAAATAATGAAGTTTTTATTGCTAAAGGAGACACACATATTCAATTCGGAGACAAAGTTGTATTGTTTGCATTACCTGAAGCTATTGATAAAGTGAGTAAATTTTTTTCTTAA
- a CDS encoding DUF5106 domain-containing protein translates to MKKFILSSLFTLIIIGVFAQDCKIEVKFANLKNQDLIIGHHFNAQLIPDDTITLDNKGYGAFKGKEAFPGGMYFLFLPNKTYFDFILDKDQEFSITGDTMDFDNTVKYKGSVENTVFTEYQRSFKDANRRLNDLSKLREANKGNKEKIKEIDLDLKKIREEMGGYHKKAIAEHPNMFFTKFLKATRRVEVPKEITDKKEQYYYFRNHYFDPFDISDPRLLRTPIYKGTIDMFLDKVIMQHPDTLIAEVDMLIEKSRTNDELFRFMLVHLFNKYASSLVMSSENVYVHIADKYYINEAKWSKPEFISELKTKIKRKKKCLIGASAPDINFRIVPVDTVKIIEIIEKNDVLKTDGLQVEKSDADSLVKINLKIELLKEFFFEFEEISSLYTTETEYTILWFWTPDCSHCKKETPKFYELYLEKKLDERNVKIISVYMQKDIADWKRFSKNNDDWFKFIKKHNMDKLINAWNPFDLFRRNYDLDSSPVLYLLDKEKKIVAKRIGYEQAIEIIDNELKSKNK, encoded by the coding sequence ATGAAGAAATTTATACTTTCATCACTTTTTACATTGATAATAATCGGCGTTTTTGCACAAGACTGTAAAATTGAAGTTAAATTTGCAAATCTCAAAAATCAAGATTTAATTATCGGTCATCACTTTAATGCCCAATTAATTCCGGATGATACAATAACACTTGACAATAAAGGTTACGGTGCATTTAAAGGCAAAGAAGCTTTTCCGGGCGGTATGTATTTTTTATTCTTACCAAATAAAACATATTTCGATTTTATACTTGATAAAGACCAAGAATTTTCAATAACCGGCGATACTATGGATTTTGATAATACCGTAAAATATAAAGGTTCGGTTGAAAACACTGTTTTTACAGAATACCAAAGATCTTTTAAAGATGCAAACAGAAGACTAAATGATCTTTCAAAATTAAGGGAAGCAAATAAAGGAAATAAAGAAAAGATCAAAGAGATTGATCTTGATTTAAAGAAAATAAGAGAAGAAATGGGCGGTTACCATAAAAAGGCAATTGCCGAACATCCGAATATGTTTTTCACTAAATTTTTAAAGGCAACAAGAAGAGTAGAAGTTCCGAAAGAAATAACGGATAAAAAAGAGCAGTATTATTATTTCAGAAATCATTATTTTGATCCTTTTGATATCTCTGATCCAAGATTGTTAAGAACACCGATTTATAAAGGAACAATTGATATGTTTTTAGATAAAGTAATAATGCAACATCCTGATACTTTGATTGCTGAAGTTGATATGCTTATTGAAAAGTCAAGAACAAATGATGAGTTGTTCCGCTTTATGTTAGTTCATCTTTTTAATAAATATGCTTCAAGTTTGGTTATGTCATCTGAAAATGTGTATGTTCATATTGCAGATAAATATTATATTAATGAAGCAAAATGGAGTAAGCCTGAATTTATAAGTGAATTAAAAACCAAGATAAAAAGAAAGAAAAAATGTTTAATAGGTGCCTCTGCTCCTGATATTAATTTCAGAATTGTTCCTGTTGATACCGTTAAAATTATTGAAATAATTGAAAAAAACGATGTTTTGAAAACAGACGGGTTACAAGTTGAAAAATCAGATGCTGACAGTTTAGTAAAAATCAACCTGAAAATTGAATTGCTTAAAGAATTCTTTTTTGAATTTGAAGAAATCAGTTCTTTATACACTACTGAAACTGAATACACCATACTTTGGTTCTGGACACCTGATTGCAGCCATTGCAAGAAAGAAACTCCGAAGTTTTATGAATTATATCTTGAGAAAAAATTAGATGAGCGTAATGTTAAAATAATATCTGTTTATATGCAGAAAGATATTGCTGATTGGAAAAGATTCAGTAAAAATAATGATGATTGGTTTAAGTTTATTAAAAAGCATAATATGGATAAATTGATAAATGCATGGAACCCTTTTGATTTGTTCAGAAGAAATTATGATTTAGACAGTTCTCCGGTTTTATATCTCTTGGATAAAGAAAAGAAAATTGTTGCAAAACGCATAGGTTATGAACAAGCAATTGAGATTATTGATAATGAATTGAAATCAAAAAATAAATAA
- a CDS encoding TIGR01212 family radical SAM protein (This family includes YhcC from E. coli K-12, an uncharacterized radical SAM protein.), whose translation MHSKPYNDFSAYFKTLFKNRVQKIAINAGFTCPNRDGNKSTGGCTYCNNDTFNPFYCNPERTISDQLKDGISFFAEKYKAQKYLAYFQAYSNTYASLDVLKSYYNEALSNEKIIGLVIATRPDCVNNELLDYLQHLAQDNYIVLEFGAESCNDNTLKYINRGHTFNDTVNALQISKDRGIHVGLHYIMGLPGDTRDDNLKHAEIISELPFETLKLHQLQIIKGTKMAEQYSENPDMFNLFTAREYIDHVIKFAEKLNPNIIIERFISESPSDLLIAPRWGGLKNFEIVDKIKKRFIECNTWQGRLY comes from the coding sequence GTGCATTCAAAACCTTATAATGATTTTTCTGCATATTTTAAGACTCTTTTTAAAAACAGAGTTCAAAAAATTGCAATTAATGCCGGATTCACTTGTCCGAACCGTGACGGTAATAAGAGCACAGGAGGATGCACATACTGTAATAATGATACTTTTAACCCGTTTTATTGCAATCCTGAAAGAACCATATCCGATCAACTGAAAGACGGTATTTCATTTTTTGCAGAAAAATACAAAGCTCAAAAGTATCTGGCATATTTTCAAGCATACTCAAATACTTATGCTTCTTTAGATGTACTGAAGTCATATTATAATGAGGCACTTTCCAATGAAAAAATTATTGGTTTGGTAATAGCAACCAGGCCTGATTGTGTAAATAATGAACTTTTAGACTATTTGCAACATCTTGCCCAAGATAATTATATTGTTTTGGAATTTGGTGCAGAATCTTGCAATGATAATACACTAAAATACATTAACAGAGGTCATACTTTTAATGATACAGTAAATGCGTTACAAATATCAAAAGACAGAGGAATACATGTCGGACTTCACTATATTATGGGCTTACCCGGCGATACTCGAGATGATAATTTAAAACATGCAGAAATAATTTCGGAATTACCTTTTGAAACATTAAAGTTACATCAGTTACAGATAATAAAAGGTACAAAGATGGCTGAACAATATTCAGAAAATCCGGATATGTTTAATCTTTTTACGGCAAGAGAATATATTGATCATGTAATAAAATTTGCCGAAAAATTAAATCCTAATATAATTATTGAGAGATTTATCAGCGAATCACCTTCTGATCTTTTAATTGCTCCGAGATGGGGCGGTTTAAAGAATTTTGAAATTGTCGATAAAATCAAAAAACGATTTATTGAATGCAATACATGGCAAGGTCGATTATATTAG